Proteins from one Opitutales bacterium genomic window:
- a CDS encoding DUF3147 family protein has product MVMLVTKYAITALLIVLVSEIAKRLDKIGALIASLPLVTIMVMIWLWVEKAETEKIANHAYYTFWYALPTLPMLLVMPGLLHKGIPFWPSLGVSVLVTILLFIITAIIMKHFGVDLIP; this is encoded by the coding sequence ATGGTCATGCTGGTCACCAAATATGCGATCACCGCTCTCCTCATCGTGCTGGTTTCAGAAATCGCCAAGCGCCTCGACAAAATCGGCGCACTGATCGCCTCCTTACCCCTCGTCACCATTATGGTCATGATATGGCTCTGGGTCGAAAAAGCCGAGACCGAAAAGATTGCCAATCATGCCTACTATACCTTCTGGTATGCTCTCCCGACCTTACCCATGCTTTTAGTGATGCCTGGGCTATTGCACAAAGGCATACCGTTCTGGCCTTCTCTAGGAGTAAGTGTCCTGGTAACCATTCTACTGTTCATAATCACGGCCATCATAATGAAGCACTTTGGCGTCGATCTGATACCTTAA
- a CDS encoding histidinol-phosphate aminotransferase family protein produces MPTQDRPYLSRRRWLQLSTGVIGSAAVLGKSRVHAALVSKPESSHPFINLSINENQFGPSPKVREAMIRSMDFPHEYPDEPRDRLTKAIARAHGLRPENVLIGAGSADILYGAGYFFGLQGGEIISSDPSFHILSHMAEKVGATLNFARFNAHHAVDLDALKSKLSDKTRMVYICNPENPTGTLLKPEELKAFCKEVSKICPIVIDEAYIDYAGDAQALSMIPLVAKDHPVVITRTFSKGFGLGGMRVGYAVSTPELVKGIGSQYVTGIGCGASRISIEAAIAAFGDTNHIQQVYTQNKTARTRVEHMLTNFGLNPIPSKGGFVLAPVIQDSKALADGLFYGSQVKISPRNYFGQNYLRISVGRDDQLDVLEAGLKLVLG; encoded by the coding sequence ATGCCCACACAAGACCGTCCTTACCTATCACGCCGCCGCTGGCTGCAACTCTCTACTGGAGTAATTGGCTCCGCTGCAGTTCTAGGAAAAAGCCGGGTGCACGCTGCCCTAGTCTCGAAACCAGAGAGCTCCCACCCGTTTATCAATCTGAGCATCAATGAAAATCAATTCGGCCCGTCGCCCAAAGTGAGAGAAGCGATGATACGCAGCATGGATTTTCCTCACGAATACCCTGACGAACCCCGCGACCGGCTTACCAAAGCGATTGCTCGAGCCCATGGTTTGAGACCAGAAAACGTCCTCATTGGAGCGGGATCGGCAGACATTCTCTACGGAGCGGGTTATTTTTTTGGGCTGCAAGGGGGCGAAATCATTTCATCAGATCCCAGCTTTCATATCCTCAGCCATATGGCAGAAAAAGTCGGAGCAACACTCAACTTCGCCCGCTTCAACGCACACCATGCCGTCGACCTCGATGCCCTAAAATCCAAGCTGAGCGACAAGACGCGCATGGTCTATATCTGCAATCCAGAGAACCCGACTGGTACGCTCCTCAAGCCAGAAGAGCTCAAAGCATTCTGTAAGGAGGTATCGAAGATCTGCCCCATCGTCATCGACGAAGCCTACATAGACTATGCAGGCGATGCCCAAGCCCTCTCCATGATCCCACTTGTTGCTAAAGACCACCCCGTCGTCATCACCCGAACATTTTCGAAGGGTTTTGGCCTTGGCGGCATGCGAGTCGGTTACGCTGTATCGACTCCTGAGCTGGTCAAAGGAATCGGCAGCCAATATGTAACCGGCATTGGCTGCGGAGCATCACGCATCTCAATCGAAGCCGCCATCGCTGCATTCGGGGATACCAACCACATCCAACAAGTCTATACCCAGAACAAGACAGCACGCACTCGTGTCGAACACATGCTGACGAACTTTGGCCTCAACCCCATCCCATCGAAAGGCGGCTTCGTCCTCGCTCCGGTTATCCAAGACAGCAAAGCCCTCGCCGACGGCCTATTCTACGGCAGCCAAGTCAAAATCAGCCCCCGCAACTACTTTGGACAAAACTACCTCCGCATCAGCGTCGGCCGAGACGATCAGCTAGACGTCTTGGAGGCGGGGCTAAAACTGGTTTTGGGCTGA
- a CDS encoding DUF2188 domain-containing protein, whose amino-acid sequence MAKNSTHVVTNLRGGWSVRRSGSARASKTFGTQREAIDYARGTARKSSGELYIHGRDGRIRERNSYGGDPYPPRG is encoded by the coding sequence ATGGCGAAAAATAGCACGCACGTAGTTACTAATTTAAGAGGGGGCTGGAGCGTCCGAAGATCTGGTTCCGCCCGTGCAAGTAAGACATTTGGGACACAAAGAGAAGCGATTGATTACGCTCGCGGAACTGCTAGGAAATCTTCTGGTGAACTCTACATCCATGGTCGTGACGGTAGGATACGAGAGCGCAATTCTTACGGTGGAGATCCCTATCCCCCGAGAGGTTGA
- a CDS encoding FAD-dependent monooxygenase gives MAEKKIRVAIVGAGVAGSLLANGLMQDPRYEVFCFEKVTKGDRSQAGTGLNVGPNAIKTLENFFPSVAESLRQVSIPWETWTVSHTTGEPIISFPLTEVADNPGIRLFWSELYQQMRAPVMDNIIFASEVSEVCYTNGGASQLFVDYKDETGAAQRLDSVDLLVAADGRYSLVRDTFFPKTPSVLAGLGICRVLVKDFGRDNPVGDFGQWFKGPNRMLGFRLPGGASYATATFPIEPRTDSIPESLKNPQAIRELFVPDDGSALCPEVDYLVAGMEHWFHEAHWARFQESQTFWHDERGHVLLIGDASHAMLPTLGQGATQAIEDACVASDALKPSGDITPERIPELLKDVAARRHDRVRFIADFSVEASDTLYPGCDLVAATKLKAELPFQNKLRELYRNVPEPIAHNN, from the coding sequence ATGGCTGAGAAAAAAATTCGTGTGGCGATCGTCGGAGCGGGCGTAGCTGGCAGTTTGCTGGCAAACGGCTTGATGCAAGATCCTCGGTATGAGGTATTTTGTTTTGAGAAGGTTACGAAAGGAGATCGTAGCCAGGCGGGAACGGGGCTCAATGTCGGTCCTAATGCCATAAAAACTTTGGAGAATTTCTTCCCTTCGGTTGCAGAGTCACTGCGTCAAGTGAGCATACCTTGGGAAACGTGGACAGTGAGTCACACCACGGGTGAGCCGATCATCTCTTTTCCGCTTACCGAGGTGGCGGATAATCCAGGTATCCGGCTTTTCTGGTCCGAGCTCTACCAGCAGATGCGCGCGCCCGTGATGGATAATATCATCTTTGCATCGGAGGTTTCTGAGGTGTGCTATACGAACGGCGGAGCTTCACAGCTCTTTGTAGACTACAAAGACGAGACTGGTGCGGCTCAGCGATTGGACTCGGTGGATTTGTTGGTGGCTGCGGACGGGCGCTATTCCTTAGTGCGGGACACGTTTTTCCCCAAGACGCCGTCGGTTCTCGCGGGATTGGGGATTTGTCGGGTTTTGGTCAAAGACTTTGGGCGAGATAATCCGGTGGGTGATTTTGGCCAATGGTTCAAGGGGCCAAACCGTATGCTGGGCTTCCGCCTCCCCGGTGGAGCGAGCTATGCGACGGCCACGTTCCCTATCGAACCGAGGACTGATTCTATTCCTGAGTCTCTAAAGAATCCACAGGCTATCCGCGAATTGTTCGTGCCGGATGATGGGTCGGCGCTCTGTCCGGAAGTGGACTATCTCGTAGCTGGAATGGAACACTGGTTCCACGAGGCCCACTGGGCTCGCTTCCAAGAATCACAGACTTTCTGGCACGATGAGCGTGGTCACGTCCTGCTGATCGGTGATGCCTCCCATGCTATGCTACCGACATTGGGGCAGGGAGCGACGCAAGCGATCGAGGACGCCTGTGTTGCCAGTGATGCGTTGAAACCATCGGGTGACATCACTCCAGAGCGCATTCCGGAATTACTCAAAGATGTCGCAGCCCGACGACACGATCGGGTCCGCTTTATCGCAGATTTTTCCGTGGAAGCTTCTGATACGCTCTACCCCGGCTGCGACCTAGTGGCGGCAACAAAACTCAAGGCCGAGCTACCGTTCCAGAATAAGCTTAGAGAGCTCTACAGGAATGTGCCTGAGCCGATAGCGCATAATAATTGA
- a CDS encoding pyridoxal phosphate-dependent aminotransferase family protein → MKNAESYNLSNFFYGAGEDFFTLIGKYNDWYQQARPLGYDSYSIPLTTAPNSTVRVNHPETQEEAELINLSSYNYLGLATRKEVVDAAAAGLYEYGFGASGSPILSGTYQIFEDFQNEIARFKKKEKCLVYPTGYGANVGFISALLRQGDHVIMDQYAHASIVDGAVLSKAKLAYFRHNDPENLEKKLVKLSRVGGKKLVVFEGVYSMDGDFCVLDEIVRLAKKYGASILIDEAHSAFIFGENGRGVVEMYGLEDEIDFHLGTFSKSLGGIGGYVCASNKAMEYARAYSRSRFFSCALPPAVTAGLRKSLQLSIDEPHLRTKLKKNFALMKAKLADWGIDTSSSQTQIVPVIIGEESKTFKIAKEILDKGVFVLPIVFPAVSVNKGRLRISISATLDESQISFAAETIATAINKYN, encoded by the coding sequence ATGAAAAATGCAGAGAGCTATAACCTATCCAATTTCTTTTATGGGGCGGGCGAAGATTTTTTTACACTGATAGGTAAATATAACGATTGGTATCAACAAGCGCGGCCGCTGGGCTATGACAGTTATAGTATCCCATTGACGACTGCGCCAAACTCAACTGTTAGAGTTAATCATCCTGAAACGCAAGAGGAGGCAGAGCTGATAAATTTATCCTCTTATAACTATCTTGGTTTAGCGACGAGAAAGGAGGTCGTCGATGCGGCTGCTGCGGGTCTATATGAGTATGGCTTTGGTGCATCCGGTTCGCCAATTTTGAGTGGGACCTATCAAATTTTTGAAGATTTTCAAAACGAGATTGCGCGATTTAAAAAGAAGGAGAAATGCTTGGTGTATCCAACCGGATATGGAGCCAATGTTGGTTTTATTTCGGCCCTGCTAAGACAGGGCGATCATGTGATCATGGATCAATATGCTCATGCTTCGATAGTAGATGGTGCCGTGTTATCGAAGGCGAAGCTGGCTTATTTTAGGCACAACGATCCAGAGAATCTTGAGAAGAAATTGGTTAAGCTTTCCCGGGTAGGTGGAAAAAAACTGGTCGTCTTCGAAGGCGTCTATTCAATGGATGGAGACTTCTGCGTTCTTGATGAAATCGTAAGGTTAGCAAAAAAATATGGAGCGAGCATCTTAATTGATGAGGCCCATTCGGCTTTTATCTTTGGTGAGAATGGGAGGGGCGTAGTAGAGATGTATGGCTTGGAAGACGAGATCGATTTTCACCTAGGCACTTTTTCAAAGTCTTTGGGTGGGATCGGAGGATATGTCTGTGCATCTAATAAGGCGATGGAATACGCCAGAGCCTACTCGCGTTCTCGCTTTTTTTCCTGCGCATTACCTCCGGCGGTGACGGCGGGTTTAAGGAAGAGTCTACAACTCTCGATCGATGAGCCTCATTTGCGCACAAAATTAAAAAAGAATTTCGCTCTCATGAAAGCGAAGCTTGCTGATTGGGGTATTGATACGAGTTCCTCTCAGACGCAGATCGTACCTGTGATTATCGGAGAGGAGTCTAAGACATTTAAAATTGCCAAAGAGATTCTTGATAAAGGCGTATTCGTATTACCTATCGTATTTCCAGCTGTTAGCGTGAACAAAGGGCGCCTCAGAATATCGATTTCAGCGACATTGGATGAAAGCCAAATAAGCTTTGCTGCTGAGACGATAGCGACCGCAATCAATAAATATAACTAG